The sequence TCATTGGGCGAGATCGAGCGCGCCTTGCAGGCTGGTTATAGTCCGCAGGGATCGCCGGCCGGGGTGGTGTTCACCGCCGACCTGCTGGATGCTGCCACCCTGGCGCGGGTAACCCAGGCCGATATCGAGGTCAATGCCGGTTCGATCGACATGCTGGAACAGATCGGCCAGGTCAAGCCTGGCCATCGGGTCTGGCTGCGCATCAATCCCGGCTTCGGCCATGGCCATAGCGCCAAGACCAACACCGGCGGCGAGAACAGCAAGCACGGCATCTGGCACACCGAGCTGGAGCGCGCCTTGCAGGTGATCCAGCAATACGGCCTGCAACTGGTCGGGCTGCATATGCATATCGGCTCCGGCGTCGATTACAGCCACCTGAAGCAGGTCTGCGGCGCCATGGTCGACACCGTCAAGCGGCTGGGCTGCGAGCTTGAGGCGATCTCCGCTGGCGGCGGCCTGTCGATCCCGTACAAGGAAGGCGAGCAGCCGATCGACGCCGCGCATTATTTCTCGATTTGGGACACCGCGCGCAAGGAAATCGCAGCCCATCTGGGACACGCTGTGCGGCTGGAAATCGAACCCGGCCGCTTCCTGGTGGCGGAAGCCGGCGCGCTGCTGTCGGAAGTGCGAGCGGTCAAGGATAGCGGCAACAATCACTTCGTCCTGGCCAATGCTGGTTTCAACGACTTGATGCGTCCCGCCATGTACGGCAGCTACCATGCCATCTCGCTGCTGCCGCAGGTGGACAGCTCAGGCAGCGCTTCCCAGCGGCCGACGGTAGTTGCCGGTCCGCTGTGCGAATCGGGCGACGTCTTCACCCAGCATGATGGCGGTATCGTAGCGCCGCGCCTGTTGCCGCAAGCGCGGGTGGGCGACTACCTGGTGTTCCATGACACCGGTGCCTATGGCGCCTCGATGTCGTCCAACTACAATAGCCGACCGCTGCTGGCGGAAGTCATGCTTGAGCAGGGCGCGCACCGGCTGATCCGGCGCCGCCAGACCGTGGCCGAGCTGATCGCGCTGGAGACCGAGGTATAACGGTGCTCGTCAAAAGATCGGCCAGCATCGTTCCATAAAAAAGCGGCATCCCGGAAATCCTGGATGCCGCTTTTGCGTTGACGCAGATGAAAATCAGGCGTGCAGGTAGGCATCCTCGCCGTGCAAGTCTTCATCCATCCGGTCCTGCGTTGCAGCGCCGACCTTGACCGGCGTGAACAGGTTGATCAGCCACAGCATGCCGTAGGTGAAGGCAAAAGCCCAGATGCCGGAGATGATCACGGCGCCGCACTGGGCGAAGAAGAATGAGGTATTCCCCAGCAGCAGGCCGTCGGCGCCGTTGGCGTTCCACGCCTTGGACGCAAACACGCCAAGCAGGATGGTGCCGGCCATGCCGCCGACGCCGTGCACGCCCCAGACATCGAGCGCGTCGTCCCAGCCCAGCCGGTTCTTCAGCGCCACCGCATAGAAGCAGATCAGGCCGGCGCAGATGCCGATGATGGCGGCAGTGCCGAGCGAGACGTAGCCGGCAGCCGGCGTTATCGTCGCCAGGCCGGCGACGCCGCCGGTCAGCAAGCCGATGAATTTCGGCTTCTTGTGATAGAACCATTCGATGAACAGCCAGGTGATGGCGCCGAACGAGGCGGCGACATCGGTATTCAGGAAAGCCGAAGCAGTGACAGCATCGACGCGGAATTCCGAGCCGGCATTGAAGCCGTACCAGCCAAACCACAGCAGGCCGGAACCGAGCGCAATCAGCGGCACATTGTGCGGCTTCAGCTCGACCTTCTGGCGG comes from Collimonas pratensis and encodes:
- the lysA gene encoding diaminopimelate decarboxylase translates to MNTALLDTFPELARQYGTPLWIYDAATIVERIEQLKAFDVIRFAQKACSNIHILKLMREQGVMVDAVSLGEIERALQAGYSPQGSPAGVVFTADLLDAATLARVTQADIEVNAGSIDMLEQIGQVKPGHRVWLRINPGFGHGHSAKTNTGGENSKHGIWHTELERALQVIQQYGLQLVGLHMHIGSGVDYSHLKQVCGAMVDTVKRLGCELEAISAGGGLSIPYKEGEQPIDAAHYFSIWDTARKEIAAHLGHAVRLEIEPGRFLVAEAGALLSEVRAVKDSGNNHFVLANAGFNDLMRPAMYGSYHAISLLPQVDSSGSASQRPTVVAGPLCESGDVFTQHDGGIVAPRLLPQARVGDYLVFHDTGAYGASMSSNYNSRPLLAEVMLEQGAHRLIRRRQTVAELIALETEV
- a CDS encoding ammonium transporter, with the protein product MTPSIMPINIGNTAFMLLCSSLVMLMTPGLAFFYGGLVGRKNVLAIMMQSFISLGWTTVLWFAFGYSMCFGPSWHGIIGDPTYYAFLHGITLSSMYTGNDAGIPLIVHVAYQMMFAIITPALITGAFANRVTFKAYFLFLTGWLVFVYFPFVHMVWSPDGLFAKWGVLDYAGGIVVHNTAGFAALASVLYVGRRQKVELKPHNVPLIALGSGLLWFGWYGFNAGSEFRVDAVTASAFLNTDVAASFGAITWLFIEWFYHKKPKFIGLLTGGVAGLATITPAAGYVSLGTAAIIGICAGLICFYAVALKNRLGWDDALDVWGVHGVGGMAGTILLGVFASKAWNANGADGLLLGNTSFFFAQCGAVIISGIWAFAFTYGMLWLINLFTPVKVGAATQDRMDEDLHGEDAYLHA